Proteins encoded together in one Cicer arietinum cultivar CDC Frontier isolate Library 1 chromosome 4, Cicar.CDCFrontier_v2.0, whole genome shotgun sequence window:
- the LOC101513245 gene encoding carboxyl-terminal-processing peptidase 3, chloroplastic isoform X2 produces MMKNIGHHNLNLDVKTVGINIPPKVAKLNLVGLFPRRLWLPTKTTWTSRKRKVPVEVEEVKLNKVVLEGVESATKSAFGFGVSAALSLCIFFHAPTALAQSLTVAFPVSRAPEVNAVQRTLVEAWGLIRETFVDPTFNHQDWDMKLQQTMVEMFPLNSADAAYNKISGMLSTLGDPFTRIISPKEYQGFRIGSEGNLQGVGLFINVEPRTGHLVVLSCIEDGPAARAGIHQGDELVEINGERLDGINSEGAAQRLRGNAGTTVTVKVKLPREYIKLSPISSAIIPHRSPEGQVIKTGYVKLSTFSQTAAEDMQNAIQKMKNQGVHSYILDLRNNPGGLVKVGLDVAQMWLDGDETLVNTIDREGNMSPINMVNGHAITQDPLAVIVNEGSASASEILAGALHDNGRAILVGRKTFGKGKIQSVTQLHDGSALFVTVAKYLSPALHDIDQVGITPDVQCTTEMLNSPKELSTKDKTSISSLEADSCIMVAEHELDMKDSKGTVS; encoded by the exons atgatgaaaaacATTGGTCATCACAATTTGAATTTGGATGTTAAAACAGTTGGAATAAATATTCCACCTAAAGTAGCGAAATTGAATCTGGTTGGTTTGTTTCCTCGTAGATTATGGTTACCGACAAAAACAACATGGACATCACGGAAGAGGAAGGTTCCGGTTGAGGTTGAAGAGGTGAAGTTGAATAAGGTGGTTTTAGAAGGAGTTGAATCCGCTACAAAAAGTGCCTTTGGATTTGGCGTTTCAGCTGCTCTCTCGTTATGTATTTTCTTCCACGCGCCAACTGCTCTCGCTCAATCGCTCACCGTCGCTTTTCCCGTTTCACGCGCACCTGAG GTAAATGCAGTTCAAAGAACTCTTGTTGAAGCATGGGGCTTGATCCGGGAAACATTTGTTGATCCTACATTTAACCATCAAG ATTGGGATATGAAGTTGCAGCAAACAATGGTGGAAATGTTTCCCCTGAACTCAGCTGATGCAGCCTACAACAAAATCAGTGGAATGCTTTCTACACTTGGAGATCCTTTCACTAGAATTATCAGTCCAAAG GAATATCAAGGATTTAGAATTGGAAGTGAGGGAAACTTACAAGGAGTTGGCCTCTTCATAAATGTTGAACCAAGAACAGGACATTTG GTTGTTTTGTCATGCATAGAAGACGGTCCAGCTGCTCGAGCCGGTATTCATCAAGGAGATGAATTGGTTGAGATAAATG GAGAGAGGCTTGATGGCATTAATAGTGAAGGTGCAGCACAGAGGCTTAGAGGGAATGCTGGAACAACTGTTACAGTAAAG GTCAAACTTCCAAGGGAGTATATAAAGCTCTCTCCAATATCCAGTGCCATCATTCCTCACAGATCACCAGAAGGGCAGGTTATAAAAACTGGCTATGTGAAATTGTCAACCTTCTCTCAG ACAGCCGCTGAAGACATGCAGAATGCAattcagaaaatgaaaaatcaagGAGTACACTCATACATACTAGATCTAAGGAACAATCCT GGTGGTTTGGTAAAAGTAGGCCTTGATGTTGCTCAGATGTGGTTAGATGGAGACGAGACTCTGGTGAATACAATCGATAGAGAAGGGAACATGTCACCTATTAATATGGTCAATGGGCATGCCATAACACAGGATCCACTTGCTGTGATT GTCAATGAGGGAAGTGCGAGTGCTAGTGAGATTTTAGCTGGGGCGTTGCATGATAACGGTCGAGCTATTCTTGTCGGGCGCAAAACATTTGGAAAAGGAAAGATTCAG AGTGTGACTCAGCTTCATGATGGATCAGCCCTCTTTGTCACAGTAGCAAAATACCTATCACCAGCACTTCATGATATAGATCAAGTTGGAATAACACCAGATGTGCAGTGCACAACAGAAATGCTTAATTCACCAAAGGAACTTTCAACCAAAGATAAGACTTCAATCTCATCTCTTGAAGCAGATTCATGCATTATGGTAGCTGAACATGAGTTGGATATGAAAGATTCCAAGGGAACTGTTTCTTGA
- the LOC101513245 gene encoding carboxyl-terminal-processing peptidase 3, chloroplastic isoform X1, producing MMKNIGHHNLNLDVKTVGINIPPKVAKLNLVGLFPRRLWLPTKTTWTSRKRKVPVEVEEVKLNKVVLEGVESATKSAFGFGVSAALSLCIFFHAPTALAQSLTVAFPVSRAPEVNAVQRTLVEAWGLIRETFVDPTFNHQDWDMKLQQTMVEMFPLNSADAAYNKISGMLSTLGDPFTRIISPKEYQGFRIGSEGNLQGVGLFINVEPRTGHLVVLSCIEDGPAARAGIHQGDELVEINGERLDGINSEGAAQRLRGNAGTTVTVKVKDSRKNSYIREVKLPREYIKLSPISSAIIPHRSPEGQVIKTGYVKLSTFSQTAAEDMQNAIQKMKNQGVHSYILDLRNNPGGLVKVGLDVAQMWLDGDETLVNTIDREGNMSPINMVNGHAITQDPLAVIVNEGSASASEILAGALHDNGRAILVGRKTFGKGKIQSVTQLHDGSALFVTVAKYLSPALHDIDQVGITPDVQCTTEMLNSPKELSTKDKTSISSLEADSCIMVAEHELDMKDSKGTVS from the exons atgatgaaaaacATTGGTCATCACAATTTGAATTTGGATGTTAAAACAGTTGGAATAAATATTCCACCTAAAGTAGCGAAATTGAATCTGGTTGGTTTGTTTCCTCGTAGATTATGGTTACCGACAAAAACAACATGGACATCACGGAAGAGGAAGGTTCCGGTTGAGGTTGAAGAGGTGAAGTTGAATAAGGTGGTTTTAGAAGGAGTTGAATCCGCTACAAAAAGTGCCTTTGGATTTGGCGTTTCAGCTGCTCTCTCGTTATGTATTTTCTTCCACGCGCCAACTGCTCTCGCTCAATCGCTCACCGTCGCTTTTCCCGTTTCACGCGCACCTGAG GTAAATGCAGTTCAAAGAACTCTTGTTGAAGCATGGGGCTTGATCCGGGAAACATTTGTTGATCCTACATTTAACCATCAAG ATTGGGATATGAAGTTGCAGCAAACAATGGTGGAAATGTTTCCCCTGAACTCAGCTGATGCAGCCTACAACAAAATCAGTGGAATGCTTTCTACACTTGGAGATCCTTTCACTAGAATTATCAGTCCAAAG GAATATCAAGGATTTAGAATTGGAAGTGAGGGAAACTTACAAGGAGTTGGCCTCTTCATAAATGTTGAACCAAGAACAGGACATTTG GTTGTTTTGTCATGCATAGAAGACGGTCCAGCTGCTCGAGCCGGTATTCATCAAGGAGATGAATTGGTTGAGATAAATG GAGAGAGGCTTGATGGCATTAATAGTGAAGGTGCAGCACAGAGGCTTAGAGGGAATGCTGGAACAACTGTTACAGTAAAG GTCAAAGACTCAAGGAAAAACTCTTATATCCGAGAG GTCAAACTTCCAAGGGAGTATATAAAGCTCTCTCCAATATCCAGTGCCATCATTCCTCACAGATCACCAGAAGGGCAGGTTATAAAAACTGGCTATGTGAAATTGTCAACCTTCTCTCAG ACAGCCGCTGAAGACATGCAGAATGCAattcagaaaatgaaaaatcaagGAGTACACTCATACATACTAGATCTAAGGAACAATCCT GGTGGTTTGGTAAAAGTAGGCCTTGATGTTGCTCAGATGTGGTTAGATGGAGACGAGACTCTGGTGAATACAATCGATAGAGAAGGGAACATGTCACCTATTAATATGGTCAATGGGCATGCCATAACACAGGATCCACTTGCTGTGATT GTCAATGAGGGAAGTGCGAGTGCTAGTGAGATTTTAGCTGGGGCGTTGCATGATAACGGTCGAGCTATTCTTGTCGGGCGCAAAACATTTGGAAAAGGAAAGATTCAG AGTGTGACTCAGCTTCATGATGGATCAGCCCTCTTTGTCACAGTAGCAAAATACCTATCACCAGCACTTCATGATATAGATCAAGTTGGAATAACACCAGATGTGCAGTGCACAACAGAAATGCTTAATTCACCAAAGGAACTTTCAACCAAAGATAAGACTTCAATCTCATCTCTTGAAGCAGATTCATGCATTATGGTAGCTGAACATGAGTTGGATATGAAAGATTCCAAGGGAACTGTTTCTTGA